In Aythya fuligula isolate bAytFul2 chromosome 25, bAytFul2.pri, whole genome shotgun sequence, the DNA window CCCTGTGGGGCGCTGGCTGTCCCTCAGGACAGTGTCCCCTTCCCCTGGGCACAGGACAGcgtcccctttccctttccccaatCCCCTGTGGCTTCCTGGGAGCTGCGGGTGAGGGCAGAGCTTTGGCAGCCTGCGGGACTAAATTCCTTTGGTTAACCACCAGATGTCCCAGGCTCTGCTTCAAAACAAAGAGTTTGGAGGTAGCTGTCCACATCTGGGGAAATGCTTGGCCTTTTTAAGATGCCCAAGATGTAAGGCAGTTATATTTTGGTGCCTTTTTAAGGAATGGCCTCAAACCCTAGCTCATTTAATATATGGGGAGCGTGGGCTTCCAGGGGAAGTCCATGGGAAGGACTGGGGACGGTGAGGACAGGCAATCTCTTTCACTGAGGGCAAGGGATATCTGTTTCAGGGATTCCTGGTCATCCCAGTGAAAGCTCACCCCAGCGGGATCCTCAGCACACCCAAATCCAATCTGAGCACCGCCGACTGGAAATGCAGGTTCCTGCTGCACCACCCaccagaggcagcagccagctctgaatCAGCTGGAGCTTTGCTGAGCTGGTCGCGCCCCTAGCAAacacaagaggaaaataatctttctgGTCATCTCTCAAGGCTGGCAGCATACTGGAGATGCTTTCCATTTTAGAAGCCAGCTTATGACATGGagatgggtgtttttttttgagatgctGAGCTTTAGCAACTGCAACAGAAATTTTTAGTGTGAAACAGGCTCGCCCGGTTTGTAGGACCTGCTGAAATGACATGTCCAAAACTACTCATCTATGACGTGTGGACTTTGTTTCCTCCAATTTTGCATAGAACTCTTCCGTCTGCTGTTCCTTTTCTACTCCCATCCAAATGTATGATGCATACATTGATTTTAATTCAGGTCAAATGAGTGCTCAGacgtttttgtttctctctaaaTGAGCAGGTATCCTCAGGGTGCTCCCAAGACTGGCAGCAATGAATTTTCACAGCAAATGGAAACTGCTGGGCTTTTTTTGTGTGGCCTTTGGTATCTCATTGCACTGGACAATTTCATCCTCAGATCTTGAAGTGTCTCTGTTACCCTTTATCTTCCCTCCGGCTTTCAGCTGAACCTAAGGATCTCTCCCCTGCATCGTTCTGTGTGTTTAGGAACAGTAAGGAGGTCTTAGATGAGGTTGTAAGGCTCACCTCGTTTATTTTGCCACTAACTGATCAGTCTTTATGCTTTAGCAGACCTTGGCTTCTCCACCAACGTGAAGTTGCCTGATCAGTGGTGCAATCCCATGAGCTGTGTGTTCCCATTCACTCTCTCCAGGCTGATTTATAACTGGCTCACTCACTTGTGGTTATAGAGGATCTTTGGTAATCTGCAAGGTGCTAGGCTTTGCAAGCAAAGCatgtgtattttcttcttattttgcTGGATGGTAGTGGGTAGGGGGGTCCCAGGGCCCTTCTGAAGGaactctggctgctgctgctgctaaagtaagccctgccccagcagctctcaCGTTCCTGAACTCCTTACACCCAGCGCAGTGTGTAATGTTAACGTGCTGGATACACTGAGCTTAACCTTTGGTCAAGGAGACTTTGGAATCCTACAGCAATCTCCTGTAAAAATAGTGCTAATACCAGTGAAAGGCAAAGGGCACCGGCTTGATTATTATCTAGGCTTTTGTGTACAGAAAACCAGCGCACAGCCGTGGTGCAGACTGACTGTAGGATGTTTCCTTTGCACAACGGGCTGTTAACAGCTAATGCAAACAGCTGCCTGGGGTGAGGAGCAGTGCAACAGGGCAGGCCCTGCGAGGACGGAGCCAACGCTGAACGGAGTGTCCCTGACTGCTGCCCAGGGGCCTGGGAGCTCCTCATATTTCCTCATAATGGTCTCTCCCATCGCTGGTATGTGAAAGCCCAGTCAACTGCTTCGGTCACTTACGTCTGCGCTGACAGCCTGATTCAGCATCAATTTGTGTTTTGGACGTGGGCGCGTTAGTGTACGTTTCGTGAGCAGCTCCaatccctctgcagagcagtcTCAGCAGTGAGTCActggaggaaagaggagaggcTTTCTGCTTTTGGCAGGTGTATGAGGCAGGAGCCCTGGTCAGCACTCTAGGTGAGTCAACATGCCTTGAATATCTCACAGTGGGTGGTTATAATTATCTAAACTGCCCTAGCTGTAAGCATCCTCACAAATGTGTAGGCTGCTAAATTGCATGGTCCTCTACCAGCTAAATGCACTGCTGAATTTTCAGCCTGAATGCTAAGGGAGTAATTGAGAGTGAAACAAACCACAAAAGTAGCAGTTTTCCCCAGACTGTTCAGATATGCTGGTGCCAGAGTTTCCCAAAAACCTGGAAGCCTTTCTGCAACTTCAGTGACTGTGGTGTGTACGTGACTGTGGCAGAGGCTGTCAGCGCTTGCTGGAGAGTAATACCCACAAAACCAGTGGGAGCTATTAAAATTGGCTTGGTCTGTGAATGGTGAGAAACTAATCCTGCTGATCCCACGCTGTGGAGCTCTAGGCTTGGATGTGAAACAGCCGTCCTCCTGTACAGCCTGTCTGTACCTGACTAGCATGGGGAATTGTGTCCCTGTGGTTTGTGTAACCTTTATTGCTTTCCTTGTCCCCTTGAACAGTGTCAACAGCAGCCATTGCAGTACCTCGTGTCCAGGAAATGGCACTGCATCCCGTCAGGCTCCTGTTTGCTGAGATGAATTACCAGCCACGCATCCTACTGCCCTTTGTTCTAATACCCTGGGCATCAAACtaacagctctgttttctcaACTATTGCAGAATGCCCAGGAATCCCACGGGGTGGCTGTGCCAACACCATCAGTGCCAGAAgactttgaagaaaaagcagctcttgGTAAGGGATCTTCTCTGTTAAGAGAAGATATGTTCAGCAGTGCCCTGCCCTTGGGCTTGCGGTATCCTGTGAAAGAAGTGTGCATGTACCACTCTGGAGCAGACAGTCTGGTCATGAGATTTTTAATGCTAAAATCAAGCCTGCTATTAATAACTTTTTGAAGTTCttgaaaatgaattcatttcTATGGGGTGAGGCATAGTGGCTGTTACAGTTGAGCAAGCTTCAGACAGCTGTTGAGCAAAATAAACCGGCTTCCTAGGAGGGTGGCTGGCCAGAGGCAATACTGGGCTTCGTGGTGCTGATGGAGAAGGTGTTCATGCCACCGTGCTCTTGCTCTTCCTTGCAGGTCCTGGCTCCCAGATCAATGGGAACTACCGAATGTACAGCTCGGTGGGGGACCTGCGCCCGCAGGCTCTTGACGGGGATGAGCTGGATGAAGACATCCCTCCACCACCATCAGTACCCCCTCCGCCTCCACCAACAGTACGGGCCCCCTCGCCACCACTTCCAGCCTCACCAGCCCTACAGCCTCCTGAAATGCGGCCGCCTTCACCACCGCTGCCACCGCCCGAGACGGTGCCGCCACCTCCTGCCATGGCACCTccaccacccccagcctccACCCTGTCCTCCCCTGGCATGCTGTCCCCTCCAGACTTCATCCCGCCGGCCCCACCGCTCTCCAAGGCCCCCGTGCCCTTCACCAACGGCATCTCCAAGTGGAAGTCTGAGACTGTGCTGAACACGAGGCAGGCAGACGCCGAGGGACCACTCCACACCACTGAAGCCCAGGTgccggctgcccccagcccgaAGGagagcctgcagccccccaaGCAGTGCCCCGAGCCCCATCTCACCTTCCCCAGGTCCTTCAAGGTGCCTCCTCCGGCCCCGGCACGGTCCTCCTCCATCCCCGTGCAGGAGAACCAGCCCGCCCGTCAGGAGCCCTTCTCCAGGCAGCCCCACGCCCGGCCTCCCCTCCCGCCATGCTTCACCATAAGACCCGCAGCCAAGGCTCACGCAGGAGAAGCCAAGGAAAGAAATCCCCCGCTGAGACAGCCCCTCACCAAGATGGCTGTGCTGACCCCTCCACCGCTGAGCCCCAAGCCGGGTCCAGAGATCATCGGCCGGTCCCCGCTGCCCAGCTCAGAGTCAGAGAAGAGTCCCCAGCCAAAAACCACCAGCAAAGACTCTCCTCCGAAACCCGAAGTTCTGACTGCGAATGacctggagctgcctcctccGGATTACCCGACCTCTGAGGACAGCTGGAAGGATGCCGGCAAcctgagcaggctgcagcacgAGCTCTCGGCCCTGCTGCGCTCCcccaggagggaggagaggcagatggaggtgccagcagctccccggccCGCAGGCGGCAGCACCAGCCATGCTGGCAACCATGTGCCTGGCCCCAATGGGCCCCAGCTCACTGAGCCTCCCAGGAAGATCTTGCCATTACCCAcgggaggggagaaggagaggaaggaggggcCTGGCAGCCCCCCCAGTGCCATGGGCAGCCCCCCCAGTGAGGCACAACCAGTTCCCGAGAGCAACCCAGCCGTGCAGCCCCGCAGTGTGATGAAAATCAGGAACGAGCTGGAAGCTGTGTTCTccctgaagaaagaaagaaagcctgCTCTGGGGCTTGCTGGTCAGAAGCAGGGCCCTGAGGATGGGGGCAGCACCCTGCGTTTGCGGCTGAGCCCCCCTGACCCGGGTGATGCAGTGCAGCCAAAACCAGCCCCgagcctgctcccagccccgagcctgctcccagcaccggtggtggctgctgctgaggagccGACCAGGCAGGAGGAACACCCCGTTCCTGTCACCCCTGCTGCTGACAAGGCCACGGAGAGCTCGACCACTGCTCCCCAGTCCCCTGACAGCAGCGTGAGTGCCCCAGAGCCGCCTCAGAAGCCAGAGGAGGAGCCCCCTGCTCCCACTCCCCCATCGCCCCCCGtctccccagccccgcagcctggTGCTGCCATCTTCCAGTACAAAGTGCACCGGGCCGGGGCTGGCTCGGCCGAGCCTCCCTACCCCAAAAACTCatccagcagccccccaggagccTCGGGCtcgggggaggaggaggtgctgATCCACCCTGTGACGGGTGAGCGGGTGGAGCGGGGCTCCCCCATggcgctgctgctggcagcccggCAGCGTGCGCAGCGGGGGCGGCTGGGCAGCGAGGCGGGGGGCCCACCGCGGGCAAAGCCACCCCCCAAACTCGGCAGTGCCGCGTCGGacaccacctccaccaccagcTTCTACCGCCATGAGTCCAGGCCCTACTCCTTCACCGTGGTGCCCCGGCCCCTGTCAGGGACAGGACAGAGCAAGCCGccctccttctccagctcctcgGAGCAGGGACGGGTGGTGGGCGAGGGGCAGCCCCCTGGGCACCAGAGGGCCACTGCCTCCAGCCTGCTGCGGGGCCTCTTGGAGTCGGGTCAGCCGAAACGCCCTGAGCCCCCCCGCTCTGCCATGCCCAGGGAtgacgaggaggaggagaagaacgGGGAGATGACGCTGGACTACGCCATCATCCCGCCACCCCCTGAGTTCAGCAACGAGGCAGATGAGGCTGACGGGATCCCCCAGAGCCGGGAGGGGAACCGCAAGTGCCCCAGCTTCCCCGACTGCAGCCGGGGCTCGGAGGCACCACGGTACTTCAGGTGGCCCGGCTACGGCCGTGGCTACAACTACGGGAACAGACAGGAGCccgtggagcagagcaggaggaacagCGATCTGACGCCCCACTATCCAGATTACGGTGGCTCTGCTGGCTACTTTGGCCGTGGTCCAAACAGCCGCCCGCTTATCAAAAAGCGGCTCTACGTCTCGGAGCCTGAACGCTCCTACCCTAGGGCAGCTG includes these proteins:
- the C25H6orf132 gene encoding uncharacterized protein C6orf132 homolog, encoding MKKHHSVQGTFSRLFGKKHGAAAATTTSLFATNPPWIFTQEVTSDSAGGTGDVIEVYYGDNRFGTMTDSGTATLKPRPRVRPLLTFLPLNAQESHGVAVPTPSVPEDFEEKAALGPGSQINGNYRMYSSVGDLRPQALDGDELDEDIPPPPSVPPPPPPTVRAPSPPLPASPALQPPEMRPPSPPLPPPETVPPPPAMAPPPPPASTLSSPGMLSPPDFIPPAPPLSKAPVPFTNGISKWKSETVLNTRQADAEGPLHTTEAQVPAAPSPKESLQPPKQCPEPHLTFPRSFKVPPPAPARSSSIPVQENQPARQEPFSRQPHARPPLPPCFTIRPAAKAHAGEAKERNPPLRQPLTKMAVLTPPPLSPKPGPEIIGRSPLPSSESEKSPQPKTTSKDSPPKPEVLTANDLELPPPDYPTSEDSWKDAGNLSRLQHELSALLRSPRREERQMEVPAAPRPAGGSTSHAGNHVPGPNGPQLTEPPRKILPLPTGGEKERKEGPGSPPSAMGSPPSEAQPVPESNPAVQPRSVMKIRNELEAVFSLKKERKPALGLAGQKQGPEDGGSTLRLRLSPPDPGDAVQPKPAPSLLPAPSLLPAPVVAAAEEPTRQEEHPVPVTPAADKATESSTTAPQSPDSSVSAPEPPQKPEEEPPAPTPPSPPVSPAPQPGAAIFQYKVHRAGAGSAEPPYPKNSSSSPPGASGSGEEEVLIHPVTGERVERGSPMALLLAARQRAQRGRLGSEAGGPPRAKPPPKLGSAASDTTSTTSFYRHESRPYSFTVVPRPLSGTGQSKPPSFSSSSEQGRVVGEGQPPGHQRATASSLLRGLLESGQPKRPEPPRSAMPRDDEEEEKNGEMTLDYAIIPPPPEFSNEADEADGIPQSREGNRKCPSFPDCSRGSEAPRYFRWPGYGRGYNYGNRQEPVEQSRRNSDLTPHYPDYGGSAGYFGRGPNSRPLIKKRLYVSEPERSYPRAAARGAGALSSYGPGAYSSSAGEGARRLGSAHRNGPASTQGRRTSIDSAGKAGPYGGADTKYKAQNGDFSAAGRPAHGSSQYSGHTNTFTVRPGTRQPISYAYQSGHR